Proteins found in one Nitrospirota bacterium genomic segment:
- a CDS encoding pyruvate synthase, whose product MQSDHTAYKRIKDISRDEFILPGTTVCAGCGGLEALRLAHKVLGNNVVFVNAAGCFTLLALFPYSPFKGSWLYTNMASAPAGAQGIRDALDILIEKKRLRPEEDLKVIVLAGDGSTYDMALSATSGAIYRNLDFYYFCYDNEAYGNTGMQMSSASPLGAKTTTSIPDEQSPMGTKFHKKDIFEIWRAHKPPYIATISPRHPVDLSEKFRRSMQFKGPKLFIALSPCPTGWLYDPSHSAKIARLAVETGIWALKEAVFGETIHTYIPSKLKPVEEYLSVQGRFSHLFVPVRQDETIKKIQDEINYYWNHTEIQK is encoded by the coding sequence ATGCAATCAGACCATACAGCCTATAAACGAATTAAGGATATATCAAGAGATGAATTTATACTTCCCGGTACGACTGTGTGCGCTGGATGCGGGGGACTCGAAGCCCTCAGGCTCGCCCACAAGGTATTGGGAAACAATGTTGTTTTCGTAAATGCTGCCGGTTGTTTCACACTTCTTGCCCTCTTCCCATATTCACCATTCAAAGGTTCGTGGCTATACACAAACATGGCCTCCGCGCCTGCCGGTGCTCAGGGGATAAGGGACGCATTGGACATACTCATAGAAAAAAAAAGATTAAGACCTGAAGAAGATTTAAAGGTCATTGTACTCGCAGGAGACGGGTCAACCTATGACATGGCGCTTTCTGCCACATCCGGAGCAATATACAGGAATTTAGACTTTTACTATTTTTGCTATGATAATGAGGCGTATGGTAACACAGGTATGCAGATGTCCAGTGCCTCACCACTGGGGGCAAAGACAACAACATCAATACCTGATGAACAATCTCCAATGGGTACAAAATTTCACAAGAAAGACATATTTGAAATATGGAGGGCTCACAAACCCCCTTATATTGCAACGATATCTCCCCGGCATCCGGTGGACCTTTCAGAAAAATTCAGAAGATCTATGCAATTCAAGGGGCCAAAGCTTTTTATTGCGTTATCCCCATGCCCTACAGGATGGCTGTATGACCCATCCCACTCAGCAAAAATAGCAAGGCTTGCTGTTGAAACAGGGATCTGGGCTTTGAAGGAGGCCGTTTTTGGGGAAACAATACATACCTATATACCATCTAAATTAAAACCTGTAGAGGAATATCTTTCTGTCCAGGGGAGGTTCAGTCATCTATTCGTTCCTGTAAGACAGGATGAAACAATAAAAAAAATACAGGATGAAATTAACTACTACTGGAACCATACAGAGATACAAAAATAA